The sequence GCCTGTTTTAACACGTGTAGTACAAACCGAACCAGGGCCGATACCAACCTTAACGATGTCTGCACCCGCTAGGATTAGCTCTTCAACCATGTCACCTGTTACAACGTTACCCGCTGAGATAACTTTAGTTGGGAATTCAGCACGTACTTTTTGTACGAACTCAACAAGGTGCTCTGAGTAGCCGTTAGCGATATCGATACAGATGAACACAAACTCTTCGCTAAGCGCCATGATCTTCTTAACTTTCTCGAACTCAGCTTCAGAAGTACCAGTTGATACAAAAACGTTGTTCAGCGTTTTCTTGTCTGCTGTTTTAGCAAACTCAGCCCACTGCTCTACTGTGTAGTGCTTGTGTACTGCAGTCATAACACCGTGCTCTGCTAGAGCGGCTGCCATTTCAAAGCTTGCTACCGAATCCATGTTCGCTGCAATTACTGGAGTACCAGACCATTGACGACCGCTATGCTTGAATGTAAAATCGCGGGTTAATTCAACTTGAGAACGGCTTTTAAGGGTAGAACGCTTCGGA comes from Vibrio bathopelagicus and encodes:
- a CDS encoding GMP reductase; amino-acid sequence: MRIEQELKLGFKDVLFRPKRSTLKSRSQVELTRDFTFKHSGRQWSGTPVIAANMDSVASFEMAAALAEHGVMTAVHKHYTVEQWAEFAKTADKKTLNNVFVSTGTSEAEFEKVKKIMALSEEFVFICIDIANGYSEHLVEFVQKVRAEFPTKVISAGNVVTGDMVEELILAGADIVKVGIGPGSVCTTRVKTGVGYPQLSAIIECGDAAHGLGGMIIGDGGCSCAGDVSKAFGGGADFVMLGGMLAGHSESGGEVVEQDGKQYMKFYGMSSQSAMDKHSGGVAKYRAAEGKTVLLPYRGSVHNTISDILGGVRSTCTYVGAAKLKELTKRTTFIRVQEQENNVFGKE